From Argopecten irradians isolate NY chromosome 12, Ai_NY, whole genome shotgun sequence, one genomic window encodes:
- the LOC138305169 gene encoding uncharacterized protein gives MAAGSYYKKCSIQFCKRCKFKAARAQGLICKFVLDQRFDLEEKNHALECLEDYLDDGGLVHGYDNLRNDDVILYSLNKHKRWMLLDYINELVEREEVKDDEFRLVLHERSAAPPSKRHVILEPELLEELKEHTLAYHDSKCTNHHIYPSGYFSTVTDLSLKCYTHTVNHSSGPQQKLQKFQHESVIRGDVHPVAVPEIRYEITDPDFVIGPCKCDSKKGFIHRCTTKVKRFGWKKKGNHNKSWSRWYYQGLDHTEHQRYRNGYYDNNYHLTDTLWPRAHSNEGIFQSDSPKDENQPRNFTFKDFLCSGNSNSLKKPKKDFKKKKRIPRQKDVEKIPYTTIKRPVPKKQYDIDTRKSEIKKEVSIVNVGTKQTLKTKPKRNDIHYDIKPLGKDFNKSFCSCMVNKDSIEDIRTQPKGLQVHIANCVPQQLRLCVTGETTQAYLLFWQKSEWSKWSTEAEYWLKILLKPFTKGQLLLPIFLREELAGKPGHVYKVLELVDIAQRVVNLATAKKGLSVKPRLESVKFEPGQLTARVSRARVDIQTVQEAYKTLSGGNQHILYEDEKQMLETTLNSDVGLLESYELLPSSLTQTMDFGFCKSCLDNFDPPLLNGCVLLPCLHYYCVPCWRKYIWERIQNRCSSVSCQDDTCDEVVDEVMIQTLLPCQLYNHWLHSRAEGAVAQSPQWHHCPKQSCDLVAKVTKVGLSYGNVPVACGCDRVWCWSCEAEAHWPVTCTQYSTYRESLSDLSQSCRNKEILSQGPDTDIHTIDQYNSYLLHSTVQYKVILCNEHRSAWTTQLHNIKSSLWKKVILKRERFGSRRNLKKMNRYAKNSSSLEKLES, from the exons ATGGCAGCAGGGTCTTACTATAAGAAATGCAGTATACAGTTCTGCAAACGATGTAAATTTAAAGCTGCAAGGGCACAAGGTCTGATCTGCAAGTTTGTCTTGGATCAGAGATTCGACTTAGAAGAAAAGAATCATGCACTGGAATGTCTGGAAGATTATTTGGACGACGGTGGTTTGGTCCATGGATACGACAACCTCCGAAATGACGATGTGATTTTATATTCCCTCAACAAACATAAACGATGGATGCTTTTGGATTATATAAATGAACTAGTGGAAAGAGAAGAAGTGAAGGATGACGAATTCCGGCTTGTTTTACACGAAAGATCGGCGGCACCACCATCAAAACGTCATGTTATACTGGAGCCAGAGCTCTTAGAGGAGCTAAAAGAGCACACGTTAGCTTATCATGACAGTAAATGTACAAACCATCATATCTACCCGTCTGGATATTTCTCTACCGTAACTGATCTATCCCTCAAGTGTTATACTCACACTGTCAATCACAGCTCTGGTCCACAACAAAAACTTCAGAAGTTTCAACACGAAAG TGTGATTCGTGGAGACGTCCATCCTGTGGCTGTCCCCGAGATCAGATATGAGATAACAGACCCAGACTTTGTTATTGGACCTTGTAAATGTGATTCaaagaaag gTTTCATACACAGATGTACAACCAAAGTGAAAAGGTTTGGTTGGAAGAAGAAGGGGAATCACAATAAGTCCTGGAGTCGCTGGTACTACCAGGGCCTGGACCACACGGAGCACCAGAGGTACCGCAATGGTTACTATGACAACAACTACCATCTTACAGACACCTTGTGGCCCAGAGCACATTCAAATGAAGGAATCTTTCAAAGTGATAGCCCTAAGGATGAAAATCAACCTAGAAATTTTACATTCAAAGACTTTTTATGTTCTGGCAATTCTAATTCATTGAAAAAACCTAAAAAAGActttaaaaagaagaaaaggaTACCTCGTCAAAAGGATGTTGAGAAGATTCCATACACTACTATAAAACGTCCAGTTCCCAAAAAACAATATGATATTGATACTAGGAAATCAGAAATAAAAAAGGAGGTATCCATAGTAAATGTTGGTACGAAACAAACATTGAAAACCAAACCGAAGAGAAATGACATACACTATGATATAAAACCTTTAGGCAAGGATTTTAACAAATCTTTCTGCAGCTGTATGGTAAATAAAGACAGTATAGAGGACATTAGAACTCAGCCCAAGGGACTCCAAGTTCACATTGCAAACTGTGTTCCCCAGCAACTTAGGCTGTGTGtgacaggggagacaactcaggCTTATCTGCTGTTTTGGCAGAAATCTGAGTGGTCTAAATGGTCCACTGAGGCAGAATACTG GTTAAAAATCCTTCTGAAGCCGTTCACCAAGGGACAGTTACTACTGCCAATCTTTCTCCGGGAGGAGCTTGCTGGTAAACCAGGTCACGTATACAAAGTTCTTGAACTTGTGGATATTGCACAACGTGTTGTTAATCTGGCAACTGCAAAGAAGGG GCTTTCTGTGAAACCTAGACTTGAGTCTGTGAAGTTTGAGCCTGGTCAGTTGACTGCCCGAGTGAGTAGAGCCAGAGTTGACATACAGACTGTTCAGGAAGCTTACAAAACACTTTCAGGTGGAAATCAACACATATTATATGAAGATGAGAAACAAATGTTGGAAACGACTCTGAATTCTGAT GTGGGATTACTGGAGTCATACGAGTTGTTACCCTCCTCCCTAACACAGACGATGGATTTTGGATTCTGTAAGTCGTGTCTAGATAACTTTGACCCCCCACTACTGAATGGATGTGTCCTGTTGCCATGCCTACACTACTACTGTGTTCCCTGTTGGAGGAAGTACATCTGGGAGAGAATTCAGAACCGTTGTTCTAGTGTGTCCTGTCAG GATGATACGTGTGATGAAGTTGTGGATGAGGTGATGATTCAGACCCTTCTGCCGTGTCAACTTTATAACCACTGGTTACATAGCCGTGCTGAGGGAGCGGTAGCTCAGTCTCCCCAGTGGCACCACTGTCCTAAACAGTCATGTGACCTGGTGGCTAAGGTGACCAAAGTTG GTCTCTCCTATGGTAATGTACCGGTAGCCTGTGGTTGTGACAGAGTTTGGTGTTGGTCCTGTGAGGCAGAGGCCCATTGGCCTGTCACCTGTACCCAGTACTCAACCTACAGGGAGTCACTGTCTGACCTCTCACAGAGCTGTCGCAACAAAGAAATCCTTTCCCAAGGGCCTGATacagacatacat ACTATAGACCAGTACAATTCCTACCTCCTTCACTCGACTGTACAATACAAGGTGATTTTGTGTAACGAACATAGAAGTGCTTGGACTACACAGCTTCACAATATCAAATCCAGTCTCTGGAAGAAAGTCATCTTAAAG AGAGAAAGATTTGGATCACGGAGAAATCTGAAGAAGATGAATCGGTATGCGAAGAATTCTTCCAGCCTAGAAAAGTTGGAATCTTGA